Proteins found in one Zea mays cultivar B73 chromosome 1, Zm-B73-REFERENCE-NAM-5.0, whole genome shotgun sequence genomic segment:
- the LOC100193780 gene encoding B3 domain-containing protein Os12g0592300 isoform X1: protein MQQEHAQPSVTLSLSLSLSLCDRTKHLCCCVTAFWQMVGAKGCERCRDWQEHYYWEHMDASKIRFFRCMTGDFAHRISVPEKFAKNFKGQITEEFHLKSPSSAETWHVGVEKHGDKLFLVSGWENFAKAHELEENDLLLFACSGNSSFEVLVFGASGCEKVSSLFGSGLGPDMGKQFNDVVRRHGVHHSVTVSDSEDTVAPSQLVRSPRNALPLKEPSGKARPSKYESPNSSNFIVRHVATGKEGTDDEYANSNYYYSLSANRLGDEEKEEIIGLAPIRPNNPVFVTLLRKNHVQRRNNCLIIPSKFAADHLGERAHNIILRRPNRKEKWHVSYYHSRHTRCFQNLALFKFTRENKLHEGDICVFELMKGERRVTMTVHVVRKANGRFILVV from the exons ATGCAACAAGAACATGCCCAACCTTCagtaactctctctctctctctctctctctctctctgtgatCGTACGAAACATTTGTGCTGCTGTGTGACTGCATTTTGGCAGATGGTTGGTGCGAAGGGGTGTGAGAGATGCAGGGACTGGCAGGAGCACTACTACTGGGAGCATATGGATGCGAGCAAGATCCGCTTCTTCAGGTGCATGACAGGAGACTTTGCTCATCGCATT AGCGTGCCAGAGAAGTTCGCAAAGAACTTCAAGGGGCAGATCACCGAAGAGTTTCACCTGAAATCACCTAGCAGCGCTGAGACATGGCACGTCGGTGTAGAGAAGCATGGCGACAAACTATTCCTCGTGTCAGGGTGGGAGAATTTCGCCAAGGCTCATGAGCTGGAGGAGAACGATCTCCTGCTCTTCGCTTGCTCTGGAAACTCTTCCTTTGAGGTCCTAGTCTTCGGAGCAAGTGGCTGTGAGAAAGTGTCATCCCTGTTTGGCAGTGGACTTGGTCCGGACATGGGCAAACAATTCAATGATGTGGTGCGTCGACATGGTGTGCATCACTCTGTGACTGTGAGTGATTCTGAGGATACCGTTGCGCCGTCCCAGCTGGTTCGATCCCCTCGTAACGCCTTGCCTTTGAAGGAACCCAGTGGGAAGGCTAGACCAA GTAAATATGAATCACCAAACTCCAGCAACTTCATCGTCAGGCATGTGGCAACTGGCAAAGAGGGCACTGATGATGAGTATGCTAACTCAAACTACTACTATTCGTTGTCTGCCAATCGACTAGGAGACGAGGAAAAGGAAGAAATAATAGGTTTGGCTCCCATCCGACCGAACAATCCTGTATTTGTGACCCTTCTGAGGAAAAACCATGTTCAGCGCAGAAACAACTGTCTG ATCATCCCAAGCAAGTTTGCTGCTGATCATCTTGGGGAAAGAGCGCACAACATCATACTTCGTAGGCCGAACAGGAAGGAGAAATGGCATGTCAGCTACTATCACTCACGCCACACCCGGTGTTTCCAGAACTTAGCGCTGTTCAAGTTCACGCGCGAGAACAAGCTTCACGAGGGCGACATCTGCGTCTTCGAACTGATGAAAGGCGAGAGGAGAGTGACGATGACCGTCCATGTCGTCAGAAAGGCCAATGGCCGGTTCATTCTGGTAGTCTGA
- the LOC100193780 gene encoding B3 domain-containing protein Os12g0592300, producing the protein MQQEHAQPSMVGAKGCERCRDWQEHYYWEHMDASKIRFFRCMTGDFAHRISVPEKFAKNFKGQITEEFHLKSPSSAETWHVGVEKHGDKLFLVSGWENFAKAHELEENDLLLFACSGNSSFEVLVFGASGCEKVSSLFGSGLGPDMGKQFNDVVRRHGVHHSVTVSDSEDTVAPSQLVRSPRNALPLKEPSGKARPSKYESPNSSNFIVRHVATGKEGTDDEYANSNYYYSLSANRLGDEEKEEIIGLAPIRPNNPVFVTLLRKNHVQRRNNCLIIPSKFAADHLGERAHNIILRRPNRKEKWHVSYYHSRHTRCFQNLALFKFTRENKLHEGDICVFELMKGERRVTMTVHVVRKANGRFILVV; encoded by the exons ATGCAACAAGAACATGCCCAACCTTCa ATGGTTGGTGCGAAGGGGTGTGAGAGATGCAGGGACTGGCAGGAGCACTACTACTGGGAGCATATGGATGCGAGCAAGATCCGCTTCTTCAGGTGCATGACAGGAGACTTTGCTCATCGCATT AGCGTGCCAGAGAAGTTCGCAAAGAACTTCAAGGGGCAGATCACCGAAGAGTTTCACCTGAAATCACCTAGCAGCGCTGAGACATGGCACGTCGGTGTAGAGAAGCATGGCGACAAACTATTCCTCGTGTCAGGGTGGGAGAATTTCGCCAAGGCTCATGAGCTGGAGGAGAACGATCTCCTGCTCTTCGCTTGCTCTGGAAACTCTTCCTTTGAGGTCCTAGTCTTCGGAGCAAGTGGCTGTGAGAAAGTGTCATCCCTGTTTGGCAGTGGACTTGGTCCGGACATGGGCAAACAATTCAATGATGTGGTGCGTCGACATGGTGTGCATCACTCTGTGACTGTGAGTGATTCTGAGGATACCGTTGCGCCGTCCCAGCTGGTTCGATCCCCTCGTAACGCCTTGCCTTTGAAGGAACCCAGTGGGAAGGCTAGACCAA GTAAATATGAATCACCAAACTCCAGCAACTTCATCGTCAGGCATGTGGCAACTGGCAAAGAGGGCACTGATGATGAGTATGCTAACTCAAACTACTACTATTCGTTGTCTGCCAATCGACTAGGAGACGAGGAAAAGGAAGAAATAATAGGTTTGGCTCCCATCCGACCGAACAATCCTGTATTTGTGACCCTTCTGAGGAAAAACCATGTTCAGCGCAGAAACAACTGTCTG ATCATCCCAAGCAAGTTTGCTGCTGATCATCTTGGGGAAAGAGCGCACAACATCATACTTCGTAGGCCGAACAGGAAGGAGAAATGGCATGTCAGCTACTATCACTCACGCCACACCCGGTGTTTCCAGAACTTAGCGCTGTTCAAGTTCACGCGCGAGAACAAGCTTCACGAGGGCGACATCTGCGTCTTCGAACTGATGAAAGGCGAGAGGAGAGTGACGATGACCGTCCATGTCGTCAGAAAGGCCAATGGCCGGTTCATTCTGGTAGTCTGA
- the LOC103645024 gene encoding B3 domain-containing protein_Os12g40090 yields the protein MQEHWSRMNKSIPEKFVSDPNGQLTETLSLKSPSGATWLVDVARNADADELLLGSGWGDFARAHELQEDDLVVFTRGGGGGSGSGCSFDVLVLDSSGCEKAPCFFAANKVHGRFSGGGRRQAARRRVFRGPEPEGLGAQLRLAAAAASTHGASTSKQKCGETDKPSRAERFDIMKRDGCGFNEIEAQARVSPL from the exons ATGCAGGAGCACTGGAGCAGGATGAACAAG aGCATACCGGAGAAGTTCGTGAGCGATCCAAATGGGCAGCTCACCGAAACGCTGAGCCTGAAATCGCCGAGCGGCGCGACGTGGCTCGTCGACGTCGCAAGGAACGCCGACGCCGACGAGCTGCTCCTCGGGTCAGGATGGGGCGACTTCGCCAGAGCGCACGAGCTACAGGAGGACGACCTCGTGGTCttcacgcgcggcggcggcggcggcagcggcagcggctgcTCCTTCGACGTCCTGGTCCTGGACTCCAGCGGCTGCGAGAAGGCGCCCTGTTTCTTCGCCGCCAACAAGGTGCACGGGCGTTTCAGTGGCGGAGGGCGTCGACAGGCTGCACGCCGCCGCGTGTTCCGTGGTCCGGAACCGGAAGGCCTGGGAGCGCAGCTGCGCCTCGCTGCGGCGGCGGCGTCCACGCACGGGGCATCTACTTCGAAGCAGAAGTGTGGCGAGACTGATAAACCAAGTAGAGCAGAGAGATTTGACATTATGAAACGCGACGGGTGCGGCTTCAACGAAATAGAGGCTCAGGCGAGGGTTTCTCCATTATAG
- the LOC109941526 gene encoding heparanase-like protein 3, whose translation MDMSTLLMDSEHRAPLPPTKTSRGSHTRRVLHDLDLVLFVFLVGLLLGEAAAGAVRHEYHLTPKDGDLTSQVVLLNGRALATDAAGNIPALEAVEVDAARPIAVTPYSIVFARVPHFSAPACRVE comes from the exons ATGGACATGTCAACTCTATTAATGGATTCAGAGCA CCGGGCGCCGCTGCCTCCGACCAAGACTTCGCGCGGCAGCCATACCCGTCGCGTTCTCCACGACCTCGACCTCGTCCTCTTCGTCTTCCTCGTCGGCCTGCTGCTCGGCGAGGCGGCGGCGGGCGCCGTGAGACACGAGTACCACCTCACCCCCAAGGATGGCGACCTGACGAGCCAGGTCGTGCTGCTGAACGGCAGGGCGTTGGCCACCGACGCGGCGGGGAACATCCCCGCCCTGGAGGCGGTCGAGGTGGACGCGGCGCGGCCCATCGCCGTCACGCCCTACTCCATCGTGTTCGCTCGCGTTCCGCATTTCAGTGCCCCGGCGTGTAGGGTAGAGTAG